The Mobula birostris isolate sMobBir1 chromosome 6, sMobBir1.hap1, whole genome shotgun sequence genome has a window encoding:
- the mix23 gene encoding protein MIX23 isoform X2, producing MAAPREEPSCQDFSEFQEILRVMRQIDDRIIHELNTSLPTASFAGKIDASARCKELYHSLKEAHASREKAIKTCINQSSSMVNKLREERNKDKDNLTLIKRLRKEQTNLKLMQSELNVEEVINDRSWKGILHKDSQNS from the exons atggcggcccccagaGAGGAGCCGAGTTGCCAGGATTTCTCGGAATTTCAG GAAATATTACGGGTGATGCGACAAATTGATGATAGGATAATCCATGAATTAAATACTAGTCTCCCTACAGCATCCTTTGCTGGGAAGATTGATGCAAGTGCAAGATGCAAAGAGCTTTATCATTCA CTAAAGGAAGCTCATGCCAGTAGAGAAAAAGCCATAAAGACCTGCATAAACCAGTCCTCCAGTATGGTGAACAAATTACGAGAAGAGAGGAATAAAGACAAGGATAATTTAACGCTAATAAAACGACTCCGAAAAGAACAAACTAAC ttGAAACTAATGCAGTCTGAATTAAATGTTGAAGAAGTTATCAATGACAGAAGTTGGAAG
- the mix23 gene encoding protein MIX23 isoform X3 has product MAAPREEPSCQDFSEFQEILRVMRQIDDRIIHELNTSLPTASFAGKIDASARCKELYHSLKEAHASREKAIKTCINQSSSMVNKLREERNKDKDNLTLIKRLRKEQTNPSCRYLKRNPIWEIEACHERLMKGVQWML; this is encoded by the exons atggcggcccccagaGAGGAGCCGAGTTGCCAGGATTTCTCGGAATTTCAG GAAATATTACGGGTGATGCGACAAATTGATGATAGGATAATCCATGAATTAAATACTAGTCTCCCTACAGCATCCTTTGCTGGGAAGATTGATGCAAGTGCAAGATGCAAAGAGCTTTATCATTCA CTAAAGGAAGCTCATGCCAGTAGAGAAAAAGCCATAAAGACCTGCATAAACCAGTCCTCCAGTATGGTGAACAAATTACGAGAAGAGAGGAATAAAGACAAGGATAATTTAACGCTAATAAAACGACTCCGAAAAGAACAAACTAAC CCATCCTGCAGATATTTGAAAAGGAATCCGATTTGGGAAATTGAGGCATGCCATGAGAGATTGATGAAGggagtgcagtggatgttgtaa
- the mix23 gene encoding protein MIX23 isoform X5, which translates to MAAPREEPSCQDFSEFQEILRVMRQIDDRIIHELNTSLPTASFAGKIDASARCKELYHSLKEAHASREKAIKTCINQSSSMVNKLREERNKDKDNLTLIKRLRKEQTNGILHKDSQNS; encoded by the exons atggcggcccccagaGAGGAGCCGAGTTGCCAGGATTTCTCGGAATTTCAG GAAATATTACGGGTGATGCGACAAATTGATGATAGGATAATCCATGAATTAAATACTAGTCTCCCTACAGCATCCTTTGCTGGGAAGATTGATGCAAGTGCAAGATGCAAAGAGCTTTATCATTCA CTAAAGGAAGCTCATGCCAGTAGAGAAAAAGCCATAAAGACCTGCATAAACCAGTCCTCCAGTATGGTGAACAAATTACGAGAAGAGAGGAATAAAGACAAGGATAATTTAACGCTAATAAAACGACTCCGAAAAGAACAAACTAAC